ATTTTGTGTGCTTTTTGGCATTTCAGTATCGGGCGCCTTGTTTCACAGCAGAGACATTAACTATTGATCCTTTTAAACCTGGAGTGCTTTAAGCGGATTTAAAATTGGTCAACATTAACAATAGCAGCAAgtgcattatattattaaactTATGTTTAACTAGGTACAGATCAGAGACAGTGTCCCCTTGAATGAACTACATGTTCTTCAGGTGTCATTCATAGTGTGTTGATTAGTGTAATCTGTATCTCCGGTTACACGCCATCAAATCCTTTTTTGCATGAGGGACACAAAAATAATCAAAGATGGGGCTGTAACGTTAGTTAACAGGTGGTGACTGTACGCTGCAAATGCCACTTTTCCCCCCCCCAAAGATGGATAAACTGATCACAGCATCCAGATCATTGAGTGCGTTTGCAGATTGGCATTAAATCTCTGCCCTGTTGAGGTGATCCACAGCCACTGGCCGCTCCACTGTGAGAcaggcaggtgacctgaaacaACACCATGGCTTCACAGACTTCTATCACAGGGTCAAGCTTGGTAAGGCCTTGTGGGCAGCTGGCGGGAGATGGATAATGTGAAGTAAGGGTTCAGGAAAAAACTGTGTAGACACAGAATACATAGAAAAAGAAACAATGAAGACATGTAACCAACATAGGATAAGTCATTAAAAAACTGCATAGAAGCAGGATTGTAGCCTCAACCTCCATTTGTTGGGAACACTGGTGACTTGCTGTTCAACACTTTAAATTACCATAACATAGAAAGCTTAATTCTGCTGTACagaactgaagaaaaaaaaagtctgcagtAACCAGTTAAGTGACGCCAGCGTTTGCAATAAATGACTAGAGTTAGTAATAACAGTATTCCCATTAAAGAGTAATGTATGATGTAATTAAAGGATATCATGTTCTCTTGCTGGAGATGGTTGAGTAGTTTCTCCACAGGTGCGTAGCGTCGTAGCGTTGTGACAGAGCCCACCATCAGTAGCTTGTGTTTAGCCCTGGTAATGGCTACATTCAGGCGACGCCAGTCCTTCAACAGCTCTCCTAACTATGGAAAAAGAAGCAGCAGAGAATCAGGTCAGGTTCCCACTCGCCTGTTTATTTGATTATTCACCGCTGCAGTGATTGAGGCACAGAGAGTCAAAAAAAGGGAGTTGGGAAGAGAAACACTTACGTTTCCTTCCTCTGCAGTGCTcctgacaaaagaaaaaatgatcAGACTTTTGTCCCGTCCTTGGTATCTGTCCACTGTATTCACCTCCACGCCGGTGAAAGCAGAGgactgcagcagagcagagatgcTCTTTAACTGCTGTCTGTAGGGGGCGATAACACCTATATCACTCGGCTTACACCCTGCCTGAAGAAAGTCAAATAAGCAAGGGTTAGTTTTTCACTTTCATTCCCGGtatgaaaaacatttcatgacCCTAAGAATTAAGCCaggacttaaaaaaaacactgtattatGCCATAAATACCGCATCAGCATCAATTGGGCAACTGATGTACCTTTATCAGCAGTGAAAGCAGCTTGTGTATGAGAGCAGCCTCGGTGTGATTGCTTACGCCTCCCTGCTCTACAGACTCCAGCGCTGGCACCTAAAGGAAGCAGTGGAGAGAAACGAGTTTTAGACCAGCACACCTCCATTGTCTTACTCACAACAGCCCTGAATGAAAACAATCTTACTTCACATAAATCTATTTCTTCAACAGTTGAAGCAGCTTTCACTAGACAGAAGACCTAATAAGGTCTGTATTAATCGTCTCAGGTAAAAATAGCTAAAAACGTGGCAAGTAAAACCTTTCTTCCCTAGGAGGCTGTTGGACTATTGTAGGGCTTCTTCCTCTACCAGCGCTACCTGCAGGCAGTGAATCccatcagcagagggaggatgATACGGATAGTGACTGATGTCTGTGCTCTTCATTCTTTGTAAACTTCACTCAGGaatattatctattttatttacatttcagaTTTGTTTCCATGAGACATTATTgagtttatatggtgactttactgttgctgctctagaaacataATTTAgttatatgtaaaatatgaataaattataATCCTGTTCtagattattacattttttaaataatatattaaaaagcaattatttagtaATGATAAAGAACCGAACCGATAAAGAGACCTATCTCTACTCATGTTatgaataaaatacattatgatGTTATTGCCAATCGTTCCGGACCTCTGACCTTCAAGAAAAATCAGATGCGGACATTTGAGTCATAATTAACtaataacataaaaaacaaatttgtactCTGCAGGTAATTTTCTAATTTATGGTTTTTCTTGACTGTAGACCTCTAAGGCTTTGGACAGTTGAAGCAAACCGTCATCTTCATTGAGAATTAAAATGTTGCAGTCAAATATCAACATCTAGCTACTGCTTGATGTGAACTGTATATTATACCAACCATGGAGCAATCTAGGAAGCAAACAGGGTTGCTGGGCAACAACATGGCCTGTATCCAAGCCAGGTCGTGGTGTGGAGGAGTCTCAGAGTGGGAAGTCAGCTCCGACTGGACAGAAAGCAGGAAGGGCAGGGTGAGCAGGGCCGTGGCCGTCCTCTCTGATCCGCACTCCAGCCGGCCCTCATACATCAGGGAGTTACTGAGAGACATTATCTgcctaaaaacacacagcacacataGCGTTTATTATAGAGTGGGAATCCTTTCGTTTGTCCTAACCACTCTGGCCATGCTGTTTTGTGAATAGAGTTAAGTTTTCTCTGCAATGCTAAAGCAAGACGGAGCAGCGTTAGCAGTTTCTCTTTGAGATCAAAGTAAACTCATTACagataataatgaatattgtTAGCAGTTAAGTTAGGTGTAAAGAATGAGCTCATAATAAACGAGACCAGATCACTGAAGCATACAGAGCTGTCTGTGTATGTAGGTGTACCTATTCATCCGGTACTGTACATTGAGTTGGACCACTGCTTCACTGTGGAGCTCCAGTCGCTTAAATAGACTTTCGTCCATCCCAAGTTTCctagagaaaacaaataaattaagaaattgATGACAGATATTTCTATTGACAGTATTTTAACTTTGAATTGATTACCAAACTGATCCAATCACGTTCCCCACACATTGAACACCATAACTTTATGTGAAAACTGCCTCACGTTTTGGCCGCCATGAAGACAAATGACTAcaataaatattcataacacaatagttttttgtattttctcattttatcaaCATTCacctcatccacacacacacacacacactttacctCGCCTCCTGATTTTGTACTATTGGTGGCAGCTGTTGGTGATCTCCAACAAGGACAAATCTCTTGGCATAGAACAGGGGTCCCAGACAGATCGGCTGGCTGATCTGTGAAGCTTCGTCTATGATGCAGAAATCAAACCGGCGACGTGTGAAAATGGGATGCTTGATGCCCATACAGGTGGTGGCCACTACCAActagacaaagagagagagagagaaaatcgGTATTGAATGGTAAGATGTTTACTCCTTTAAGTTAGAATATCAGCAAGTGACATGTCTTGCTGCAGGAAAAACATCGAGATCAgatgtcaaatatttaaataatatgcTGATTTCAGTGGATATAAATCAGTCAAAGTATATTCCACAAACTAACTCCTCACCTCCTTGTTATAAAGCTGCTCCAGCTCTGACAAAGTGTGAACTCCCTTCTTCCTCGCACTTTCCTCCGTGTAAGGCAGGATGTCTGGATGAACCTGGAGAGGGCCGTCAGAGATCAAGTCAGAGGGGACGAAACTTttgagtttttaaaatgttatcttttttttttaacatttcaaaaataaggATGAATCCATCCCCcaaatatttctattttgacATAGTAGTGTATAACTTCAATATTATTAAATAGTGGTTtgtgcattaatgcaaattaccACGAGATAATGGAATAGGTTTATATTAAACAGCAGAAAAATCTACAAAGTGACACAGTTTATATTAACTGTTGTAAAGGggagtaaagacttattttctGTACAGTCCTTTACAGACTGAATAACAGACGTCAAACTACAGCGCACCTTCTGCCCCTGCCCAAGACGCAGAAACCCGACCCGGAATCGCTTTAGCTTCAGCAGGATGTTGTCAACAGCAGAGTGGGTGTAGCTGgtcaacaacacactgaacccACATGCGTGAAGGATGCGAACCTGAGAGAAGAGCGGAAGAGTCGAAGagcaagaaggagagagagagagaacagtggaGGGTGTCACATGAGAGAGGTAAGAGAGAAAGGTGGGGGGAGAGAGGGTTAGAGTTCTGGACTCTACTTGGGAGTAGATAATGTTGATTTATGGTTCAGGTAAGGTGAAGTTCACAGATCATGTTTAGGAGTTTACCAGGGTGCAGATGGTTGTGGTTTTGCCCGTGCCCGGCATGCCAACAATCAGTGTGTAGTCTTTAGATAACAACACCTTCTTCATGGCCTGCTTCTGGGGTTTGTTGAGacctacacacaaacaaaagcatGAATTGACCTAATGTGCATTCTCCTACACAAATGAtgagaaaaacaagacatttgaggatgtcatcttgggctttgggaaacaacattttccactattttctgacagtttatagaccaaacaactaatcgattaatcgagaaaataatcaacagattaatcgacaacgaaaataatcgttagttgcagccctagtcttCATATAAGAACATAATGGACAATAGTGTGTAATTAATTCAATGTTAGAAAATGTTCTTTTATGAAACTCCAAACTCTATCTGTGCAACATTTCTGGGGAAGTGCGTAACATGTCTTTCATTTATAGTAGCGTCCCCCGCAGTAATGGAAAGTAGAACAGAATTAAATACAGAAAAGGACAAAAGAAAGTAAATTAGACAGAGCAGAGTGGAAGAACAGAGCAGAGGAGCTTCGTCACCTTTGAGGATGTCGGCCACAGTGTCCTTGGCCTCTCTTGGCAGAACAGAACTGAGGTTGGAAATAAACTCTGGAGGACGAAGGTCAACAACCAGCTCCCTCAGGCGGTCACTGCACAAACATCAAATGTGTGAGGCTATTATTTTAACCGTCACCTTGTTAATTTCCTAGGGATAAGTTGGTTTTACCGTTACAAACACAACACGCCATCATAACTTTGCATTATTTCCTTTTACTGCACCTACCTGTCCTGACAGTTTTCCATCAGTCTGGAGAGATTGGTGAGGTGAGTGCTGAGGCCCACCACACCTTCATCACCGTCCAATCGAAACAACACACCACTGAACTTAGACAGGTCTCtagaaaacaacattaaacaacaaaacaggtgTAAACTGGGTTAGTGACTTCAGCTGgtgaaagaaaagtctaaacaacgCTGTCCTGTAGTCGTCCTTTTGTTGAAACAGGTAAATGTGGGCTCGTTCTCACCTGTCCAGAGTGCAGCTGATCGATGTCTTGCTGACCTCACACAGGTATCCTGTTGCCAAACCAACCAGACGACCTTCCTGGTCGCTAACAACGATGCGATCCCCGCTGGCCAAACCGCTGCTGGCCAAACCCTTCTGTGGCACCGTACCGCTTCGCTGGAAACGATGGAGGAAAACCCCTTCAGACTGCACGGTCACTGGGCCACTGAGCTGCACATTCCCCACACAGCTGCCATTCTTCTCACTAGAAACACAGGTCAGAGTAAGGAAATACTgtgtattaaagggacagtgtgtaggatttggcgacatctagtagtgtggttgcagatttcaaccaactgagtacccctccgctcactcctccctttcccaagactgcggtaacgtgctccactgagtgcaaaaccgtggtaacgccgttcgcctcactcagaggccacccataccataataacactactttaggagcaacgggaGCCAGATGGCTAccactacggtggccttcaggtaacgtacaaatgtgaaagtctctctctatagccagtgtttggtttgtctgttctgggctactgtagaaacatggcggagtaatgtggtggactccgtgaatcaaaattaggtttattttgccaagtatttacatacatggaatttgactcagtgtttatgcagctctctcaatgtacttacaccgAATAggaataacagaataaaagaatacaataataaaaataaaaatgagttgtctatatacaagtaaaataaacaaaatgacaaaaacaatgtgcattaatgactgtaaattataatctaaaaagtgcaaaaatgtccattaaagactgtaagaatTATGATCTATAACGGCAGCAGCAGATATTTGGTGTTAAgaagaggacccgttccctatgtagatatgaagggctcattctgagctaatgaaaacacaatgagtcttagtttcaggtgattatacactaataaaaacatagttatgaatattatattccatttctactgaTAGATaaatgttacacgctgttccttCAAGTGTTTTATACAGAAtgaagtatgtatgtttttatatcCAATATTGGATTTGACCGTACTTGGAGTGTTTACCAGCTTTTTACCTCTCCTCAGCCGTCTGAAGCCACACACGCTTTCGACCATTCTTGGCCTCCATGCTGGCAGCCTCAAGGGAGCAGAGCAGAAGCCAATGGGAAAAATAGCTTATATGTGGTGGGATCAGGTGACCCGTCTCCTGCTGTATGAAGTCACGCACAACATCCTCGTGGACGTCTGCAGAGCTGCCATCGAGCGCCCTGGAGGAGGGGTGAGGACAGGTGTTGCGAAACAAAAGTGGTAAAGGTGGTGAGAAAAGAGGACAagccagacagagagagctTAATGAGACCATTTAACTATTTAGCGATATGCTAACTGATAAGGTTAATAATAATTCTAATGATTGACATTTCCATGGCTGCAAAATGAGATTTAATTATTTACCTCTCATATAAAGCACAGTTTCTCTTCTGAGGACAGTACTGGCAGGTTTGTCTGTTGGTCAGGATGTCAGGAAGTCTAGACAGCCGGCTCTGCTTCGCCTCTTTCTCCACACAGTTGTGAACGTGATGAACCAACGTGTTCCTCAGCTTCAGCAGCTCTGAGATAAACATAGAGTTCAGTAATAGTGGTGATGGAGGAGATGCTGCTGTGAAAGAGCGTTAAGAATTTAGTTGAAAggggactctgtgtgtgtgtgtgtgtgtgtgtgtgtgtgtgtgtgtgtgtgtgtgtgtgtatataaataaatgtataatacaTTTATAGAAGATTCTACAATCATTAaggatataaaataatatattgatattgttcAAAACTGGTGTTGGGCAGGTTGGTTAAGCACATGTGGGGATACTGTACCTCTGCGGTCCATGTGGCTGGCCACTACAGGGTGCAGGTTGCCAGTCTTGAGGTAAAGCAGGAAGCCAGCTTCAGAGTTGTATCTCTCCGAGCTCATCAGAGTGTAAAGAATCAcctacacacagaaaaaaacacctgtATATGGACATCTGGAATCCATAGTTGTGTGAGTCAGTCGACCCGATATTCACCACCAGTCTACAGGTGCGTATCTATCTCCACCAACCTGACTGCGATGCTCTATCGAGTTCGACTCCTTTCCGGTCTTCAGCTCCAGGGGGACAGTCCTCTCCTCCGACGTTCTGTGACTACCGCTTCGTGGTCTTTGGATTCGAACCCGCGCCGTCACATCGATTTTCCCTTTCAGACCAAATTTCGGGGACCACACATTCTCCTCTATATCTGCCAGCTCTGCTACCGTGACAACAGTTGCCGAGTCCTGACCCCTGCTCGGAGCTCTGCTGTTGCTGGGGCTGAGGTCAtcgagacagagacagacatataaacagaTCTTTAGAGTGACAAAATCCTCATTCGCACTGGTTTTCGGTTATTACATTTTTGATATTCTTTAcactaataaatacaaaatatgtacTCAAATCAATCAGGTAGTCTATTGTAGAGCAAATTAACTTTTGTTAGCAAATCTGTAGCGCTGTGTGTGCactgtacatacattttgaGGCTGATGGTTTTTGGTGTTGTGGAGCTGAGGTATTCCTTTGCCCATTGTTCCAGTGCGGGCAGATAATCATGCAGTTCCTGCTTCATCTCTTCCTGGCTTACACCCAAACTGTACCTAGAGACACATGGacacaacacaaacataacTGAACAAGATAAGATGCATACAAACATCAAGTGAAAACCGTGATATATCACTTTGTTAAATCTACAGGAAACATTCACAAATAACTGTCCAGTGCTTCTCTGACGTTTCTTTATTTCTTGATTCAAGAGCTCTGTTGAACAACTGCGGTGTTGTATCATTACACACATGGTAAGGTCTGCAGCACCCTGTAGGGTATAATCTGACCACTTACATGTCTCCCAGGTACTGAGGACGGCACAGTGTTTGGTCAGCCAGCTTAGACAGCGTCTCCAAAGAAAAATCTTTAGCTGTAGCTGCTCTCTGGAAGACTTCATGGACCATGGTGCCGTTCAGCATTTGCTTGGAGCCACCGTCAAAACTCTGCATCGCGGCAAACAGAAAGAACCGGAGGAGGTAAAGAGTATagtattgtgttattgtgtgtaaGTGTACTCTCCACTTCGAGATAAAATAGGAAATTTAAGAAAATTACACAATGATATTAACCcttaaaagtattgaaattgtgtcataaataaaaaaataaaaaatcagacATGTTTTTACATAAGATGTtactaaattaatacaaaacatattggtccaaaagatttctaaacgtagaaacatgaacaaaatatttcttaaagcttcagtaggcagagttttctctgagagaaaactagacttctgcacctcctcctctattttcaggctttcaaaaatctagcctgtaacgggagactttgatcacaggtcatttcagagagagagcgttcctattggctgtgctccggcaggtgggcggtgcttagtattccccaacagatctcaacatggctgtcgggtcacaaactttctcattgtacagataaacagtacactacaagatgtttctgaaaacatttgaggggagaaataggcattacagtaacagaatattgattcatatttgatcagcgctgcctagtttgaccgtttggtcgaagttcgcgagtgattgacagccggctctcatagacagcagctggacaccAGACCTCAGagcagctctgattggttgtttgtttgtgagaTATCTAAATTTTTATGAGCAGATCAAGTGCAAAaggcattttgatagttttgttaCATTCCACACGCAACATAATGCAATGATGTCATCACAAGCATACAATGTGATGACGCGAAAGACAGTagccttagctttctgctgcaaaaagaatgaatgctctagagattgtgttttttgttttacatcaatttaaacaggatcatgaaACACTGTTTTAAAAGGGTTAATTGTATTAGTAAAGGCTTTTACCTTGAACATTTCTCCCAGTACTGCACGCCTCATGCAGCGGATGGAGTTAGAGATGCTGGTACCTGAGACGAGGCTATCAGGTAGTAAAACCAAGAAGCCCTGCTCCCTGTCCACAACCCAGGATCCACCATCAGGGCGGCCCTCTAGATGCACCACATCACCACAACGAATGGGCGTCATCTCCCTGGAAACACCCAAGGAATGATCATTTTATACGCATATAGAGACAGAGGCACACAAATATGCATCATGAAGACACAAGCAAAGACACagaaatactgtacatattgaAGTCAGTGCTACTTTCACAAATCTGGGCTGCATCTGGGCATTGTAGggaaaaatggtgaaaatgagGAACTGAATAACGGCGTGAACATGCAAGAAGGCATTACCATCCATCTTTCAGCAAACACATCTCAGTTGGATGTAGAGATTTGGAGCATGAGATGGTCAATGTTTTGTGGCCAGGTCTCTCGTCCACATCCAAAACCCAGTAGCGGTTGTTTATGCCTCCAGAGAGGATCACATGGTCTGGCACCTTACTGTATGAACAGAGAGGACATATATAATCATATATAagcttttttttcaatcatCTGCCATGCATCATTTCTAAAAACACCTGAAAGAATAAACATATGTAGGTCTTGGTGTCATTGGCAACTTTCCAGTCGTAAAATCTCTTCAACTAGGAGGCTACAATCAGCCCACAGAGGGATGAACTTACACAATGAGATGGGAGCTTATTGGTCACCAAGTCAAGTGCTTGAACccacatacaccgatcagccatatcATTAGGAcagcaccctgaccggtctgcggctacacAGCCCCATATGCAAcgaactgcgatgcactgtgtgttctgacacctttctatcggaaccagcatgaactttttcagcaatttgagctacagtagctcttctattggatcggacaacacgggccagccttcgctccccacgtgcatcaatgagcgtCGGGTCTGACCCcatcgccggttcaccggttttccttccttggaccacttttggtaggtcctgaccactgcagaccgggaacatcccacaagaactgcagttttggagatgctctgacccagttgtccagccatcacaatttggcccttgtcaaagtcgctcataTCCTtacccattttttctgcttccaacacaaagttcaaaatgttcacttggtgtctaatatatccccactgccaggtgccattgtaacgagataatcaatgttattcacttcttctgtcagtggtcttaatgttatggctgatcggtgtatactCCCCACGTGTCATGTGCCCTTCTTCGGTTTCATCTTTCCTCCTCTAAACTATGCAGCAACAATCTCCAAGcgagtgtgttcatgtgtttctcaCCGGGGTTTTTTTGGTTTATCCTCTGTCCCAAGACCTTCATTATGATCCATCTGCTCTGCAAACCAGCTCTCGTCCAACATCTCTTCCACAGGACACGCTGAAGTCgttcctgtgttttgttttgtgcgaaaaagaaaaaaaaaaataaacaagttaGCAGGGAATTGAAACAAACTACTTTCAAAGATA
Above is a genomic segment from Sebastes umbrosus isolate fSebUmb1 chromosome 2, fSebUmb1.pri, whole genome shotgun sequence containing:
- the dna2 gene encoding DNA replication ATP-dependent helicase/nuclease DNA2 — encoded protein: MNRTKLKKTKAPGGQKNISSFFSSQNHHKDLSSSTKLSVAGTALVRTKPKIKDGETSTFRPHSPLKRSILGELENHLPSSPDLLSVPETPTSQIRLASSSSSREVASLEKLGQLSPICRSPRSRGQSARRVMTKDGGTTKREDGWCGSVKRLISPPQESQNAKRTRNANPQAQRTALSPAGNNLKVTRPVIGLLKTPHVSSDQSEGHSRSTEVVFNDNKNSFVEQRKHQKERDENERESGFTVITEPKTTEATASGNPHTRLEEDTHILTAHMHKPCAQTITSAMQRSTKEGEIDLNKAGTTTTAMRSSKGDRENLTSSDQERAEGTTSACPVEEMLDESWFAEQMDHNEGLGTEDKPKKPRKVPDHVILSGGINNRYWVLDVDERPGHKTLTISCSKSLHPTEMCLLKDGWEMTPIRCGDVVHLEGRPDGGSWVVDREQGFLVLLPDSLVSGTSISNSIRCMRRAVLGEMFKSFDGGSKQMLNGTMVHEVFQRAATAKDFSLETLSKLADQTLCRPQYLGDMYSLGVSQEEMKQELHDYLPALEQWAKEYLSSTTPKTISLKIPSNSRAPSRGQDSATVVTVAELADIEENVWSPKFGLKGKIDVTARVRIQRPRSGSHRTSEERTVPLELKTGKESNSIEHRSQVILYTLMSSERYNSEAGFLLYLKTGNLHPVVASHMDRRELLKLRNTLVHHVHNCVEKEAKQSRLSRLPDILTNRQTCQYCPQKRNCALYERALDGSSADVHEDVVRDFIQQETGHLIPPHISYFSHWLLLCSLEAASMEAKNGRKRVWLQTAEESEKNGSCVGNVQLSGPVTVQSEGVFLHRFQRSGTVPQKGLASSGLASGDRIVVSDQEGRLVGLATGYLCEVSKTSISCTLDRDLSKFSGVLFRLDGDEGVVGLSTHLTNLSRLMENCQDSDRLRELVVDLRPPEFISNLSSVLPREAKDTVADILKGLNKPQKQAMKKVLLSKDYTLIVGMPGTGKTTTICTLVRILHACGFSVLLTSYTHSAVDNILLKLKRFRVGFLRLGQGQKVHPDILPYTEESARKKGVHTLSELEQLYNKELVVATTCMGIKHPIFTRRRFDFCIIDEASQISQPICLGPLFYAKRFVLVGDHQQLPPIVQNQEARKLGMDESLFKRLELHSEAVVQLNVQYRMNRQIMSLSNSLMYEGRLECGSERTATALLTLPFLLSVQSELTSHSETPPHHDLAWIQAMLLPSNPVCFLDCSMVPALESVEQGGVSNHTEAALIHKLLSLLIKAGCKPSDIGVIAPYRQQLKSISALLQSSAFTGVEVNTVDRYQGRDKSLIIFSFVRSTAEEGNLGELLKDWRRLNVAITRAKHKLLMVGSVTTLRRYAPVEKLLNHLQQENMIIHLPPAAHKALPSLTL